The DNA sequence CGTAATGCCATAAGATTTAGCCGGGATATTGGAGTACTTCTTAGCAGACTTCAACGGGAAAGAGACATGACAGCTTTGTATGTAAGCGCAATAGGTGCGGAGAACAATGTCTACCTAACTGAGACCTATCCATTAACAGACTTGGCGTTAGATGAACTCAAGTACTGGCCTGTAGAGACAAGTGTTTTAAAAGAGCTGCCGTTTTTCCGGAAGAAAAGCGATTTCAAGCAACATCTTGCACATCATCGTAACAATCTGAACCGTAACGACACTACCGTTTATCAGGAGATTGATTTCTACACAGGCGTCCTACAGATATTCATTGATTGGCTTTATGAGAGTGTTGGCAACTCTAAAGGCCATGCCACCTGGCAAACTCTTGTAGCTTACCAGTTGCTCATCGTCAGCAATGTTGACACAGGAATTGAGCGTACTCTTGGCTCGGTCTTCTACGCACAAGGCAAATTCCACAGACATGAAGATTATGTATGGTATCTTGATAAGTATAACGTTGGTGCGTGGAACTTTAACGCTTCAAAACGATACTCCACCCTAGCCATTGAATTTTACGAAAAAGGAGTTGCTAACTTGTCGGAAGATTTTATCCAGACCATCACTGAAATGAGAACAAAAATTCGAGAGTACGGTTCGGTAACCAATGTTGAATACGCAACGCTAAAACCTAGTTTTGGGGATGCCACAATCTGGTTTGAGAGCATGACAGCATACgtaaatattcttgaaaacgtCCAGAAGGAAATGGCAGAAGAGATTTTAGCCCGTTTAGAAAATGACTTGCAGTCCGATACCAAATCCATCGCTGTAAGTATAGCTCTTGTCATCGTGGTCATCGTTATGTGTCCATTGATACTACGCGCCTTTTGGGCAATTACAACAGATATCCAGAACTATGCTCTTACGCTTGCTTCGCAAACTAAAGCTTTGAACAAGGAAAAGAAACGAGCAGATTGGCTTTTGTATTCCATGATGCCGATTGTTGTTGCTGAACAGTTAATGACCAGTCAGGATGTCACTGCCGAATATTTCGACAGTGCTACGGTGTTTTTTGCTGATATTACCGGGTTCAGTAAATTGTGCTCCGAAAGTACTCCAATGCAGGTTTGTAAACTTGAAACTTTTTAAAATTACTTATTTCATCCGTTACGCCTTTCAGTTATCACGGTCCAATTATTCCATTACAATATTGTAATTAATttcctttcatcatgttcattcagAGGAGACtatatcataatttcatgttttatAAAACATTCATGAcaggtgtcatattttcccaATTGTAGCCATTAAGTTAAAAATGACTTGCGGTGTACTTCAATTGATGTTTAAGGAAGctaataatcgcatttatatatATCGAAACGAAAGCTTTAGGCATTTCCCCCCTacctgagaaaaatcatgcacgtGGGCAGAAATTACACCCTTTATATCTATTTAACCCTGGAATCTCCTTTATTAACCTATACCATTCAATTTCACTTGACTCAatatttattttgcaaaaaaaaaccgcTACGTCCTACTCCGGTTTGActtaattattatataaatactgaaaaaatgaaattaacaatcatcatatcgagggttgagtaTAAAattgccagggcactatagaagatacagtgaCAAAATTCAGTAGAAAACAATAAACATTGTggagaaaatattgttttttgaagaccaaagcaaggcgccaacttcatgctcattttgtgagagctggtcatagtgtgttactgctttctggttctgaaccctcgattttttgaacaaatcaataAATGAGCTAGTGGGCCAACGTGAAgagaaaacaatattgctgtttttGCATGCCATCTGAATTTTGCGACTTCTTCAACCAAAACCTGCCAACACGGGGCCAGCTGCAGATATAATTTATATTGTATACAAACAACAactaaataaatgaaatttattatTTCATTGATGTTACTTTTAACCTTTCAGATTGTTGAAATGTTGAACGGTCTGTATTTGGTATTTGATACCCGAATCGAACACTACAATGTCTACAAAGTAGAGACCATCAATGAAACATATATGCTGGCATCTGGTAAGTTGACCACAATATTGTAAGATGTGTAGGATTATGATCGAACGAGCAGCATGCCACAACCTAAATGCACATCATTAAAACTAAAAGCAAATCCAACTGTCGAACCATCGTAAGTGGTGGTGACCGTCGATTATAAATCAGCTACCTTTCACTATATTAATAATTCTATTACCTCcgcgacccattattcaaaatcgcgcactgttaTTTTTCGAAACACATCAAGTGGAAGATCTTTAATTAACAATAAAGTGGCTAGggaacgaactttatgttcttttcGCAGGTCCGTTCATTCTTCGCCGCACtgaattgctttgcgatgcggtgcgttgccacaCTGGATCGTACTGCAAAATACGGTAACGCAATAacattaaatacattttaacttggaaatgtgacGAGTTGCGTTTAGTtgtggcaaaaagtaatcgatatatcggcaacgcaccgtactgcaaagcaattgcggcgtagtatgaacgggcTTTAAAGgattatagaggttgtgcataatgacgtatcataccgtaaatatggtagactatgccatagtctatttttgataaataaaagcatgttattaatgttaatcatgatgaaagcattcagttgaactcgaaattatactgacatttattacatcaaaatatatactagtataaaattgttatgaaaaagtttatataattatattagtgacagtaaaagtaaagtgtacgtaggcttatattattgaatgcaacatatcataatgtcataattgtattggcacttcactgaacaattctgattttaaaatgtgccagtttattaatcgcgaaattccagattaaaaatagactatggactttgaattttaaacgggattttgagcgggcaaagtccctaacactcacactgtcaatcatacttgtttatcaatcaaatttaaccgcaagcaaatacaatacgcgctcatgcacttattgacgcgttcatgcaattacataacacaatggcggcatacttgtgtgccatgtagttattaatggtaatgaccttgtctcggtcccagccggtttgtgttcctccgtcactaaacaaaccgtctggcgacaaccccgaaatgacgatccgctgattggttaatgaatttccaaatatttccaaataaaactgttttcaattggctataggacgtgacttgtgtaagtgacactaaacagcCTAGGCCCCTCACTGTTTGTAGATACCACAAACGCCAAATATACGCTAGCTCATTggccactgaggcgccaatcgtctgatatcgcctttcgtGTCAGGGACTCACAGCGCGTACTCCCGCGCGTACTTACGTacgttgtgtggatttatgtaaccacATAGCTGTCACTCAACCGTTGCATGCATTGAAGCCCGGCACTGATTGACAGCAATTCTCAACCAGAAGATTTTCTTCTGACGATGATTAGCCAATCAGAGAAGACGTACTAtaaggttgtcgccagacggtttgtttagtgacgaaggagcacacaTCGGCTGGGACTaataggtacccggaggatttaaaccataacgagatctgggcgaccaatcacaagccagatccattcgaagatgcattacatcatggccaattttagtaggccagatttccgacaatctcatccatagaagctcatagacagccgtgttaagcatgaaaaccgcaatccaatgtcagtagtccacttggggaactaacaaacagagggtgtagggtgactgaaaagatcagatgtgaaaatctatcaattgtgcacacattcattaaatcagagttttaagcttaaatacaatatccagagtataatatgcagaatgggcaagtggactacggggtagtctataaatatggcggacttctcaaaagcattcaacaaaagcatgattgcaatctaccgcgatagttcgtctcacacaaataacaaatgcactgcgatcaaataggttgttATTTTGATTGCATGCATTGCACATATTTAGGGTGAAAGAcaacggttcaaatcctttgtttggagccaatcaataatttcacgcacaacctctattgacgaatccaaatccacgcattcctacatctgactagcagcctttagttgggtagccgttggctacaatgcacccaaaatgtgaaatgattccgcgaaaacacaggtagacaaaaggatgattaaagtttacaacacaataggccctatagttcccttcggcaaaacacacagcttctacatggtctattcgctgttgaagtgacataataaactacaccatatcaaacgctgcaaattgatgtacttgcgaacaaaaggactatgtatgaatagatgcgacgggattacctgcggaattatctctattgtatatattattctattaaccctcctcgtcctggcatcttctctaggtgttaggcggcttttatttgcacaatggggcgctcaaaacaccaggttggtgctagcggctacccaaagatggccgaccaaatcctgaccatgactttgctcgttggattcgtctatagaatttCTTTCTTGTAATTTTATACAGGTTTACCCACTCGATGTGGTACTCGCCACGTTGGTGAAATTGCTACTGTTGCTCTTGACTTGGTTTATCATGCCAGCTGTCTGGAGGTACCGCACAAGAAACATAAGAAAATCCAGATAAGAGTGGGCATTAACACTGGTAAGCCGCATATCTCTTAAATCCAGATTAACGAGTGGAAATCAATACTGAATAATGTAATAGGCCTTACAACCGAACTCCCAATTAGTCGCGCTATTTCAGAGGCCACGTTGGAGAGAGTTGTTAATTATTGTACAATGATTTGCAtaatagagcgtgtttatagtgggagcagatgtgcggtacattgagcgtgtttatagtggaagcagatgtgcggtacattgcggtacaatttctacccggttagaaattacccggatacttgcccactataaacactagcagtatatatatgtacggtacatcgatatccttctaaaccgaaggatattgtggcgagatatcccagtataaacacaccagtataaaatgtgtgcggtattaccggaagtaggggCTTCTTCGTGATGCGTAGAATGCGCGCaagacattcggaacgattctcacccccaatagttatcaaaatagaagctacatgtttgccgccatgatcatattgttgaatgggctgtttatagctcgcgccacaatatttacacattctctgtgtgacctcggggtcattgcaaatgtacgataatgtagttggtatataatttgtgcggtaactgtgtctcactataaacagcaagggtatcggtacatatacaaggattatatgtacggtatactcaaaatgcggtaaagtcactataaacacgctcattgcggtacaatttctacccggttagagattatccggatatttgcccactataaacactagcagtatatgtatgtacggtacatcgatatcctcaaccgaaggatattgtggcgagatattcccactataaacacaccagtataaattgtgcgcggtattaccggaagtaggagcttttTCATGATGCGTAGTATGCTCGCaagacattcggaacgattctcacccccaagagttaagctacatgttcaccgccatgatcatattgttgcatatgctgtttatagctcgcgccacaatatttacacaatccccgtgtgacctcggggtcattgcaaatgtacgataatgttagttggtatataatttgtgcggtaactgtgtctcactataaacagcaagggtatcggtatatatgcaaggattatcgtatacggtatactcagaATGCGGTATATTTACTATAAACACGCTGTTAGACATAATTTATAACTTCTTACAATGGAACTCCACAACTGCCATTTTGTCAATCACATGAAAGTTCTAGAAACTGGTTCACTTGTGTAAAGGTCCGTTCAGACAATGCCGCAATTGTTTTGCGGTGCGGTGCTTTGCCGCACTGCAtcatactgcaaaatactgcattgcggtatcgcaataaagttaaatacatctTAACTTGTAAATGcaacgagttgcgttgagttgcgacaaaaagtaatcgatatatcgacaTGGTCAGAGCCGGTTCCTTACTAACCACAAACCATCCGACACTAACTAGTTAGAACAGTAACCATTCGTTACAAAGCTTTACAATTAACAAAATGGCTGTTGCTGTGACCGACATTGCCCGTATGAACTCGCACCCTCCTGATTAAAGTAAAGATTAAAGCCACTGCGTTTTGAAAAGATATTCTTGACTTTCCATTTCAAAGAAAATAAACCTGTTATTTTACATGTTCATTTTTTTCTACTTCTTCAGGATCTGTTGTGGCTGGTGTCGTCGGGTTGAAAATGCCAAGATACTGTCTGTTTGGTGATACTGTAAACACAGCGTCCCGTATGCAATCGACTGGACTGCGTAAGTTTTTACGGCTAAAAGGATAAAAGATTCAAATAAGTTTACTTCTACGAC is a window from the Amphiura filiformis chromosome 12, Afil_fr2py, whole genome shotgun sequence genome containing:
- the LOC140166327 gene encoding LOW QUALITY PROTEIN: uncharacterized protein (The sequence of the model RefSeq protein was modified relative to this genomic sequence to represent the inferred CDS: inserted 1 base in 1 codon), with the translated sequence MYREIHANGKVRVDNSKSSFGSLSQVDEATRVLLLHPNEIGKCRENPLTHKGKRIQLTKMSILILIPIXSLAILAVLDLNTIARNNSVNVEVRNAIRFSRDIGVLLSRLQRERDMTALYVSAIGAENNVYLTETYPLTDLALDELKYWPVETSVLKELPFFRKKSDFKQHLAHHRNNLNRNDTTVYQEIDFYTGVLQIFIDWLYESVGNSKGHATWQTLVAYQLLIVSNVDTGIERTLGSVFYAQGKFHRHEDYVWYLDKYNVGAWNFNASKRYSTLAIEFYEKGVANLSEDFIQTITEMRTKIREYGSVTNVEYATLKPSFGDATIWFESMTAYVNILENVQKEMAEEILARLENDLQSDTKSIAVSIALVIVVIVMCPLILRAFWAITTDIQNYALTLASQTKALNKEKKRADWLLYSMMPIVVAEQLMTSQDVTAEYFDSATVFFADITGFSKLCSESTPMQIVEMLNGLYLVFDTRIEHYNVYKVETINETYMLASGLPTRCGTRHVGEIATVALDLVYHASCLEVPHKKHKKIQIRVGINTGSVVAGVVGLKMPRYCLFGDTVNTASRMQSTGLPGRVQVSDTSYLGLMDLGGYKLVKRGIVDVKGKGSMDTYWLTEKDNFEMAITAEDNANNLMNDVALHEHKYEHMYEQTYTGRIQYRGRTSDRNGSETDSE